The Apium graveolens cultivar Ventura chromosome 11, ASM990537v1, whole genome shotgun sequence genome has a window encoding:
- the LOC141695672 gene encoding uncharacterized protein LOC141695672, whose protein sequence is MEHPPFCTEVPATDVTTDDVAHTARPNVEGIWIKNTVFDDHEEMNVSVHGVPRKPVHVRVSVDGHIQLEASVPVPIPGEIEVVRQAVGSHVAWPHELIIYPTVAKLQDDYSKMKLNKNVPKQYKVLYKHAAVFMKATGESIPIPCDSDVFGTEETIYILHENVKALLEFDMIGQAAISDYMALLQRLIKIERKNDDVVLYGFFDPGATFTLNKSFHSYFVNRLKESSPYRIAMKSYNAQIGRGNKAPRIKNLLGSPKQPEGVACGYIIMRYMKDIIADKELSFTTKWAAKTRKSHTRQELDEVRMEVLEFIQDKM, encoded by the exons ATGGAACATCCCCCATTCTGCACTGAAGTCCCCGCAACTGATGTCACTACTGATGATGTCGCTCATACTGCTAGACCTAATGTTGAGGGAatttggattaaaaatactg TTTTTGATGATCACGAAGAGATGAATGTTTCAGTACACGGAGTGCCTCGAAAGCCCGTACATGTTCGTGTGTCGGTTGACGGACACATCCAGCTAGAGGCGTCGGTTCCAGTGCCCATACCTGGTGAAATTGAGGTTGTACGCCAAGCAGTTGGCTCTCACGTAGCATGGCCTCATGAATTGATCATCTACCCAACTGTGGCG AAACTTCAAGATGATTATAGCAAAATGAAGCTAAACAAGAATGTGCCAAAGCAGTACAAGGTGTTATACAAACATGCTGCAGTCTTCATGAAAGCCACTGGGGAGTCAATACCGATTCCGTGTGATTCAGACGTGTTTGGGACTGAGGAAACAATTTATATATTGCATGAAAATGTGAAAGCATTGTTGGAGTTCGATATGATTGGCCAAGCTGCAATATCTGATTATATGGC GCTCTTGCAAAGACTGATTAAGATTGAGAGGAAGAATGATGATGTGGTCTTATATGGATTTTTCGATCCAGGAGCTACATTTACGTTGAACAAATCTTTTCATTCTTATTTTGTTAATCGATTGAAAGAGAGTAGTCCCTATCGCAT AGCaatgaaatcctacaatgctcaAATTGGAAGGGGAAATAAAGCTCCTCGGATAAAGAATCTTCTT GGATCTCCCAAACAACCAGAAGGGGTTGCATGTGGCTATATTAtaatgcgatacatgaaagaTATCATTGCTGATAAGGAGCTATCTTTTACTACCAAG TGGGCAGCCAAAACTCGAAAGTCCCACACAAGGCAAGAGCTGGATGAGGTGCGAATGGAGGTACTTGAATTTATCCAAGATAAGATGTAA